The genomic interval CCAAGGAGGGCGCAGCAAGCAGCGCCCCTACACCGCTGATGGCTGAACGTTCATGAGCGAAAAGATCCTTACGAAGCGGTTTGAGATCCCTGGGTATCGCGGGACCCTTGATGAGTACGAGGCTACCGGAGGGTATCAGGCCATTGCGAAAGCGCTCAAAGAGCATACGCCAGCCAGTCTAACCGAGATGGTGAAGCGGTCGGGGCTCAGGGGGCGTGGGGGGGCAGGCTTCCCCACCGGCGTCAAGTGGGGCTTTATTCCCAAGGATCCGGAGCTGCCCAAGTATCTCGTCTGTAATGCCGATGAGAGCGAGCCGGGGACGTTCAAGGACCGTGAGCTGATCATGCGCGACCCGCACCAGCTCATCGAAGGGATCCTGCTGGCAAGTTTCGCCATCGGGTGTCGGACCGCCTATATCTATATCAGGGGCGAGTTCATTGCAGGGGCGTGTATCCTCGAACAGGCGATCAGAGATGCGGCCGCCCGTGGTCTCGCGGGAAAGGATATCCTGGGGAGCAGCTTCAGTCTGGACCTCCACGTGCATCGAGGCGCCGGCGCCTACATCTGTGGAGAGGAGACCGCCCTGCTGGAATCATTAGAGGGTAAAAGGGGGTTGCCACGGTTGAAGCCCCCGTTTCCTGCCACGTCGGGGCTCTATCGCAAGCCCACCGTCGTGAATAATGTCGAAACTCTCAGCAATCTTCCGCATATCGTACTGCGTGGAGCCGAGTGGTTCTCGAGCATTGGAAGCCCCAAGAGTACGGGTACCAGGGTCTTCTCGATAAGTGGCCATGTTCGCCGGCCCGGTATCTACGAGTGCCCGATCAATGTCTCAATGAGAGAGTTGATTTTCGAGCATGCGGACGGGATGCGGGATGGTCGCCGCCTGAAGGCGGTGATTCCCGGAGGCTCCTCGGTGCCGGTTCTGACCGAGCAGCACCTGGATACCCGGATGGACTTCGAATCTCTTGCCACGGTGGGCTCCATGGCCGGGTCTGGAGGCGTCATCGTGATGGATGAGACCACCTGCATGGTCCGGGTGGGCGAGGTCGTCTCTCGATTCTATCATCACGAATCGTGCGGGCAGTGCACGCAGTGCCGGGAGGGGACGGCGTGGTTACACAAGACACTGAGAAGGATCGAAGATGGTCGCGGACGAAAGGCGGATCTTGACCTCCTCCTGGACATCTGTGACAACATGAAGAGCAAAACCATTTGCCCCTTAAGCGATGCTGCCGCTATGCCGATTGAAAGCTACCTGAAGTACTTTCGTGATGAATTCGAGCGCCACATC from Candidatus Methylomirabilis limnetica carries:
- the nuoF gene encoding NADH-quinone oxidoreductase subunit NuoF, whose translation is MSEKILTKRFEIPGYRGTLDEYEATGGYQAIAKALKEHTPASLTEMVKRSGLRGRGGAGFPTGVKWGFIPKDPELPKYLVCNADESEPGTFKDRELIMRDPHQLIEGILLASFAIGCRTAYIYIRGEFIAGACILEQAIRDAAARGLAGKDILGSSFSLDLHVHRGAGAYICGEETALLESLEGKRGLPRLKPPFPATSGLYRKPTVVNNVETLSNLPHIVLRGAEWFSSIGSPKSTGTRVFSISGHVRRPGIYECPINVSMRELIFEHADGMRDGRRLKAVIPGGSSVPVLTEQHLDTRMDFESLATVGSMAGSGGVIVMDETTCMVRVGEVVSRFYHHESCGQCTQCREGTAWLHKTLRRIEDGRGRKADLDLLLDICDNMKSKTICPLSDAAAMPIESYLKYFRDEFERHIVDRACPFEAQVGASARPMDAS